The sequence TGGCCGCACGTTCGGCCTGCGCCCCATCCTTGACCAGCGCCAGCACGACGCCCTCGGCCTTTTCGGTGTCGTAGCCCAGGAACTCGGTCGCGCCGTGATCCTCGGCCAGATCGTACCATATCGCGGCATCGGCCTGCTCGCCCGAGCCGGACCACGCCGCACGCGCCTTGGCCTTCTGCTCGGCCATGGCGGCGTCGAAGCCGTCGGTGTCGACCGTGCGGCCCTGTTCGCGCAGTGCATCCTGCGTCAGGTCGAGCGGGAAGCCATACGTGTCATAAAGCTTGAACGCCGCATCGCCCGGCAGCGCCGCGCCCTCGGGCAGGTCTTGCACCTCGTCTTCCAGCAGGCGCAATCCGCGCTCCAGCGTCTGGCGGAACCGTTCCTCTTCCAGTTTCAGCGTCTCGGTGATCAGCGCCTGCGCGCGCCCCAGCTCGGGATAGGCCTGCCCCATCTGGCTGACCAGCGCGGGCACGAGGCGATACATCAGCGGGTCCTGCGCGCCCAGCAGATGCGCATGCCGCATCGCGCGGCGCATGATCCGGCGCAGCACGTATCCGCGCCCGTCATTGCTGGGCATCACGCCATCGGCGATCAGGAACGAGGTCGAGCGCAAATGGTCCGCGATCACGCGGTGATGCACGTTCTTCGGCCCGTCAGGATCAACGCTGGTGGCGTTGGCGCTGGCCTCGATCAGCGAGCGCATCAGGTCGGTGTCATAATTGTCGTGCTTGCCCTGCAACAGCGCGCCGATCCGTTCCAGCCCCATGCCGGTGTCGATCGACTGCATGTCGAGCGCGCGCATCGAGCCGTCTTCGAACTGCTCGTTCTGCATGAAGACGATATTCCAGATCTCGATGAAGCGGTCGCCGTCTTCCTCGGGGCTGCCCGGCGGGCCGCCCCAGATCTGCTCGCCATGGTCGAAGAAAATCTCGGTGCAGGGGCCACAGGGGCCGGTCGGGCCCATCTGCCAGAAATTGTCCGAGGTCGGGATGCGGATGATCCGCTCGTCCGGCAGGCCCGCGACCTTTTTCCAGATCTCCGCCGCCTCGTCATCAGTGTGGTAAACCGTGACCAGCAACTTGTCCTTGGGGATGTCGAAATCGCGGGTCAGCAATTCCCACGCATAGGGGATGGCCTGATCCTTGAAGTAGTCCCCGAAGGAGAAATTCCCCAGCATCTCGAAAAACGTGTGGTGCCGCGCGGTGTAGCCCACATTGTCGAGATCGTTATGCTTGCCGCCGGCGCGCACGCATTTCTGGCTGGTAGCCGCGCGGCTGTAGTCGCGGTGTTCGACCCCGGTGAAGAGGTTCTTGAACTGCACCATGCCCGAGTTGGTGAACATCAGCGTCGGGTCGTTGCGCGGCACAAGCGGCGAGCTGTCGACGACCTCGTGGCCATTGCGGCGGAAATAGTCGAGGAAGGTGGAGCGGATATCGTTCAGGCTGGCCATGTCGGGCGGTCACTTCCGGGCAGGTTTCGGCAGGTCCGGGCTGATGTAACCCCGCCCATGCGTGCTGTCCATGGGGCGGGTGGGATCGCGAGGGGATCAAGCAAAAAGGGCGGCCCGCCGGACCGCCCCTCGATTATTCGGATCACGCGGCGTTCAGCCGTCCTCAACCATGTCCGGATCATCCTCGGCCATGTGAAAGTCGAGGCCATGGGCGGCGCGGATCTTGTCTTCGATGGCCAGCGCGATGTCGCTGTTCTCGCGCAGGAAGGTCTTGGCGTTTTCCCGCCCCTGGCCGATCCGCTCGTCGCCGTACGAGAACCAGCTGCCGGATTTCGCGACGACACCGGCCTTGACCCCCAGGTCCAGCAATTCGCCCATTTTCGAGATGCCTTCGCCATACATGATGTCGAATTCCACCTGCTTGAAGGGCGGCGCGACCTTGTTCTTGACGACCTTGACGCGGGTGGCATTGCCGACCACCTCGTCACGATCCTTGATCGAGCCGATGCGGCGGATGTCGAGACGCACGGACGAGTAGAATTTCAGCGCGTTGCCGCCCGTGGTCGTCTCGGGGCTGCCGAACATGACGCCGATCTTCATGCGGATCTGGTTGATGAAGATCACCATGCAGTTCGAGCGCGCGATCGAGCCGGTCAGCTTGCGCATGGCCTGGCTCATCAGGCGGGCATGTACGCCCACGCTGCTGTCGCCCATGTCGCCCTCAAGCTCGGATTTGGGCGTCAGGGCGGCGACCGAATCGACCACCACCAGGCTGACCGCGCCCGAGCGCACCAGCGTGTCGGTGATCTCGAGCGCCTGCTCGCCCGTATCGGGCTGCGAGATCAACAACTCGTCCAGATCGACGCCGAGCTTCTTGGCGTATTGCGGATCGAGCGCGTGTTCGGCATCGACAAAGGCGCAGACCCCGCCCTTTTTCTGTTCCTCGGCCACGACATGCAGCGTCAGCGTCGTCTTGCCCGAGCTTTCGGGGCCATAAATCTCGATGATCCGTCCCTTGGGCAGGCCGCCGATGCCGAGCGCGATATCCAGCCCCAACGAGCCGGTCGAGGTCGCCTCGATATCGGGCATGGCGTTGTCGCCACCCAGCTTCATGATCGAGCCCTTGCCGAACTGGCGTTCGATCTGGGCCAGGGCGCTGTCGAGCGCCTTTTGCTTGTCGGCGGATTTGCGGTCGGTCATGTCGAGAAGGTTCGCCATTGCCATGTCAGTTGACCCCTTATGTCATGCAGCCGCCGGGGCGGCAATGCAGTGCTCTTGTTCACCTCTTGTTCCGATTTCGAGTATCAAACAAAACGCGAACATTTCAAGGTGAATTTTCCTTGTCCCCAAGATCGCGTGGAGGCGTTAAGAAAGGGTTAGCGGCGCAGGTTTTTTCGCAAAGGGCTGGAAATGCTGATCTTCTGGAAGGCGAAACTGGTGCTGATGGCCGTGCCCAAAACCGGGACGACGGCCCTGGAAGAGGCGCTTTTACCCCATGCCGACGCCGCCATTGTGAACCCGCCGCAGATGAAGCACTGCACGGTGCGCCGCTACCGCAACCAGCTGGCGCGGTTCTTCGAGCATCGCGGCAGCCGCCCGCTGGATCTGGTGGCGGTGATGCGCGAGCCGGTCGACTGGCTGTCGAGCTGGTATCGCTACCGCGCGCGCGATGCGATCGCTGGCGCGCCGACCTCGACCGCGGGCCTCGGTTTCGACGCCTTCGTCGAAGACTGGCTGAGAGACGCGCCGTCGGAACCCGCGCGTGTCGGGCGACAGTCGCGGTTTCTCGACTATGAAGACGGGGCCGTCGGGGTCGATCATCTGTTTCGCCATGACCGGATGGGGGATGTCGTGGCCTTTCTCGAGGATCGTCTGTCGGTGTCGCTCGATCTGCCATCGCGCAACGTCTCGCCCAATGGCGCCCCCGGGTTGAGCCCGCAAACCGAGGCGCGGCTGCGACGCGACGCGTCCGAGGAATTCGCCCTTTGGGACGCTCTGTGTGACGGCCGGCTGCAGCTCGGCCGTTAGGGGAGTTGTCGCCGCACCGTCTCGGTCAGTTCCGAGAGGGTGAAGGGTTTGGGCAGGAAGACGGAATTCGGAATGCCCATCGACATCTCGTCGATGGCATCCTCGGAATAGCCCGAGACGAAGACGACCTTCACGTCGGGATAGGCGCCGAGCGCCTCGCGCACCCAGGACGGGCCATCGCGCCCCGGCATCACCACATCGGTGACGAAAAGGTCGATCTCGTGCTCGGTGCGATCCAGCACGGCCAAGGCATCCTCGGCGCTTTCGGCCTCGAGCACGGTATAGCCGCGCAGACGCAAGGCGCGCGACGCAAAGGCCCTGACCGGGGCCTCGTCCTCGACCAGCAGCACGACCCGGTCGCCCGGATCGCTCTGGGCCGGTGCGGCGGGAGGGGGCGGTGACGCCTGTGCCTCTGCGGCGGGCTGCGAGGGTTGCGGCGCGGGCCGATCGCACGCGGGGTCGTCGGGCGCGTCGGCATGCGGCGCGTCATCGTGTGCGGGCGGCGCGATCCGTGGCGCCGCGGCGGCCGTTTCGGCGGCCAGCCTTTCGGCGATCCGCTCGGCCGAATCCGGCTCGGGCACGGCGGAGGCGGCACTGTCGGGCAGGTCGTAGGCGGGGATGTAGATGGTAAAGGTGGTGCCCGCATTCACCACGCTGTCCACGAAGATATATCCCCCGGTCTGCTTGATGATCCCATAGGCCATCGAGAGGCCCAGCCCCGTCCCCTCGCCCACGCGTTTGGTGGTGAAAAAGGGCTCGAAAATCCGGTCCAGCTTGTCCGGCGGGATGCCATGGCCCTGGTCGCGGACGCGAATGGTGACGTATTGGCCGATCGGGACGATGGCCTGATCGCGGTGCAGCGGCTCGCCCAGGCGCACGACGCGGGTCTCGACCCGGATCTCACCGCCCTCGGCCATCGCATCGCGGGCATTGACCACCAGGTTCATCAGCACCTGGTCCAGTTGCCGCCGGTCCACCCGCACGGGCAACAGGCCGGGATCGTGGCTGAGGGTCAGGGTGACCTTCTCGCCGACCAGGCGGTTCAGCAGATGGGTCAACTCGCCCATCGTGTCGCGCAGGTCGAGCACCTCGGGCTCCAGGGTCTGCTTGCGCGAAAAGGCCAGCAATTGCCCCACCAGGCTGGCGGCGCGATTGGCATTCTGATTGATCTGGACGAGATCGCCGTAATCG comes from Roseibacterium elongatum DSM 19469 and encodes:
- the alaS gene encoding alanine--tRNA ligase, with product MASLNDIRSTFLDYFRRNGHEVVDSSPLVPRNDPTLMFTNSGMVQFKNLFTGVEHRDYSRAATSQKCVRAGGKHNDLDNVGYTARHHTFFEMLGNFSFGDYFKDQAIPYAWELLTRDFDIPKDKLLVTVYHTDDEAAEIWKKVAGLPDERIIRIPTSDNFWQMGPTGPCGPCTEIFFDHGEQIWGGPPGSPEEDGDRFIEIWNIVFMQNEQFEDGSMRALDMQSIDTGMGLERIGALLQGKHDNYDTDLMRSLIEASANATSVDPDGPKNVHHRVIADHLRSTSFLIADGVMPSNDGRGYVLRRIMRRAMRHAHLLGAQDPLMYRLVPALVSQMGQAYPELGRAQALITETLKLEEERFRQTLERGLRLLEDEVQDLPEGAALPGDAAFKLYDTYGFPLDLTQDALREQGRTVDTDGFDAAMAEQKAKARAAWSGSGEQADAAIWYDLAEDHGATEFLGYDTEKAEGVVLALVKDGAQAERAAKGDTMAIVVNQTPFYAEAGGQVGDTGTLRTETGRARITDTKKVAGVFLHMAEVEEGEISATQPAELEVDHTRRTTIRANHSATHLLHEALRRALGDHVAQRGSLNAPDRLRFDFSHGKALSPEEIDRVEEEVNAFIRQNAAVETRIMTPDAARDLGAQALFGEKYGDEVRVVSMGTLFGSGKGTDGRTYSLELCGGTHVRQTGDIGVFVALGDSASSAGVRRIEALTGEAAFAYLSEQDRRMGALAAELNTQPGEVLDRVQALKDERRKLENEVAQLRRQLAMAGGGAAEAPKAREVNGIAFHAQLLSGVTGKDLAGIIDEHKAQMGSGAVLLIADTGGKAAVAAGVTGDLVARVSAVDLVRAAVEKLGGKGGGGRPDFAQGGGKDAGASDAAIAAAETVLKEA
- the recA gene encoding recombinase RecA, translated to MAMANLLDMTDRKSADKQKALDSALAQIERQFGKGSIMKLGGDNAMPDIEATSTGSLGLDIALGIGGLPKGRIIEIYGPESSGKTTLTLHVVAEEQKKGGVCAFVDAEHALDPQYAKKLGVDLDELLISQPDTGEQALEITDTLVRSGAVSLVVVDSVAALTPKSELEGDMGDSSVGVHARLMSQAMRKLTGSIARSNCMVIFINQIRMKIGVMFGSPETTTGGNALKFYSSVRLDIRRIGSIKDRDEVVGNATRVKVVKNKVAPPFKQVEFDIMYGEGISKMGELLDLGVKAGVVAKSGSWFSYGDERIGQGRENAKTFLRENSDIALAIEDKIRAAHGLDFHMAEDDPDMVEDG